In one Leptospira fletcheri genomic region, the following are encoded:
- a CDS encoding MBL fold metallo-hydrolase, translated as MSNGFQKKVGSTLVLACLFSSNCFLAAPMKKEADVWSRPKSDRKFGNWEEVFSRPTRLEVTAFLTGYVFTGPSILIDRENPKTPEDQKREQWVPALSYLVKHPENGYFLLDSGVPGVDSENRCDFSLIGPLFNAPCRSEKGRDSAGQLEALKISNQQLNFVLVSHLHWDHIGGMEALRKRGPVRVLISEEEAKDASRAFGVFHGYSSKALSFDFDLSILKKDQFFEMPILGSVHDLYGDGSVWIISAHGHTEGELAVLLNASSGPILFTFDSSHLKAGFENEIPPGATVDKKKSVDIISRMNLFSKTFRKVRVVYGHEPTQWKKEPTISLAK; from the coding sequence ATGTCGAACGGTTTTCAAAAGAAAGTAGGGAGTACATTGGTCCTTGCTTGTCTATTCAGTTCAAATTGCTTTTTGGCGGCTCCGATGAAAAAGGAAGCCGACGTCTGGAGTCGTCCCAAATCCGATCGAAAATTCGGAAATTGGGAAGAAGTTTTTTCCCGGCCGACCCGCTTGGAAGTCACCGCCTTCCTAACCGGATATGTGTTCACTGGTCCTTCCATATTGATCGATCGTGAAAATCCCAAAACGCCGGAAGACCAGAAACGGGAACAATGGGTGCCCGCTTTGAGCTATCTTGTAAAACATCCGGAAAACGGGTATTTTCTTCTGGATTCCGGAGTACCGGGCGTCGACTCCGAAAATCGTTGCGATTTCAGTCTGATAGGACCTTTGTTCAATGCCCCGTGTCGTTCCGAAAAAGGAAGGGATTCCGCAGGCCAGCTGGAAGCATTAAAAATTTCGAATCAACAGTTGAATTTCGTCCTGGTATCCCATCTGCATTGGGACCATATAGGAGGAATGGAGGCGCTTAGAAAAAGAGGACCGGTACGGGTATTGATTTCCGAAGAGGAAGCCAAGGACGCAAGTCGCGCTTTCGGAGTTTTTCACGGATATTCTTCGAAGGCCCTTTCCTTCGATTTCGATCTCTCTATCCTAAAAAAGGATCAGTTCTTCGAAATGCCGATTTTAGGTTCCGTTCACGATCTTTATGGAGACGGATCCGTCTGGATTATCTCCGCCCATGGACACACGGAGGGGGAACTTGCCGTCCTTTTAAACGCCTCGAGCGGACCCATTTTGTTCACGTTCGATTCCTCCCACCTAAAAGCGGGATTCGAAAACGAAATCCCTCCGGGGGCTACGGTGGATAAGAAAAAGAGCGTGGATATCATAAGTAGAATGAATCTATTCTCCAAGACCTTTCGGAAAGTACGGGTCGTCTACGGACACGAACCCACCCAATGGAAAAAGGAGCCGACGATCAGCCTGGCAAAATGA
- a CDS encoding acyl-CoA dehydrogenase family protein: MNFQLTKNEQEFIESFRTFCKKEIAPFAEQADRNKEIPRSHFEKLAQAGYLGLLHEEEYGGQGAGIFLSTLAMEVVSEYCGSTFFSVGASAGLFGLPLKHFGTTDQKRKYLPDIISGKKIGSLGITEPDSGSDVSAVSSRARRTSKGKYLLSGQKTYITNAPVADYCLVLARVQDEIGQEKGLTHFIVDLHSKGVTRSASMDKMGLRGSPTGALFLEEVEVTEEDILGKLGKGFRQTMQTFNAERLSLSSYSLGVMKACLEESKNFSSTRKSFGKSIFQHQGVAFLLAEMYAKLEASKWFTYSVAWEMEESDSQGKGNMNLSGRCAACKLFATTSAREVTNLAVQIHGGAGFMDEYKVSRLYRDVRLGEIGGGTSEIQKLIISNSIMKE, translated from the coding sequence ATGAATTTTCAATTAACAAAGAATGAACAAGAGTTCATTGAATCGTTTCGAACGTTTTGCAAAAAGGAAATTGCTCCGTTTGCGGAACAGGCGGATAGAAATAAGGAAATCCCACGCTCTCACTTCGAAAAACTGGCTCAGGCAGGCTACCTCGGCCTTTTGCACGAGGAGGAATACGGAGGGCAAGGTGCTGGAATTTTTTTGAGCACTCTGGCAATGGAAGTCGTTTCGGAATATTGCGGTAGTACGTTTTTCAGCGTGGGTGCTTCTGCAGGTTTATTCGGACTTCCTCTAAAACATTTCGGAACAACGGATCAGAAAAGAAAGTACCTTCCGGACATCATCTCAGGGAAAAAGATAGGATCCTTAGGAATCACGGAACCGGATTCCGGTTCGGATGTTTCGGCGGTCTCCTCACGAGCAAGACGGACTTCGAAAGGGAAGTACCTGCTTTCCGGACAAAAGACGTACATTACGAACGCTCCGGTCGCGGACTATTGTCTCGTTCTAGCGAGAGTTCAAGACGAGATCGGACAAGAAAAAGGTCTCACACATTTTATCGTGGACCTACATTCTAAAGGGGTAACTCGCTCCGCCTCTATGGACAAGATGGGTTTGAGAGGTTCCCCTACGGGCGCTTTGTTTCTAGAGGAGGTGGAAGTTACCGAAGAGGACATCCTGGGAAAATTAGGCAAAGGTTTCCGACAAACCATGCAGACTTTTAATGCGGAAAGACTGTCCTTGTCCTCCTACTCGTTAGGAGTCATGAAGGCCTGCCTGGAAGAGTCCAAGAATTTTTCCTCCACAAGAAAAAGTTTCGGAAAAAGCATCTTCCAACACCAGGGAGTCGCGTTTCTGTTGGCGGAAATGTACGCGAAACTGGAAGCCTCCAAATGGTTCACTTACAGCGTCGCTTGGGAAATGGAAGAAAGCGACTCTCAAGGGAAAGGAAATATGAATTTATCCGGAAGATGCGCCGCCTGCAAATTGTTCGCCACGACCTCGGCGAGAGAGGTAACGAACCTTGCGGTGCAGATCCACGGGGGAGCCGGATTCATGGACGAATACAAAGTTTCCAGACTGTATAGGGACGTGAGATTGGGGGAAATCGGCGGCGGCACCAGCGAGATCCAAAAATTGATCATATCCAATAGTATTATGAAAGAATAA
- a CDS encoding glycosyl hydrolase family 18 protein has protein sequence MERIFTRRLFTFFAFFLFLLFAGWLFFLRERGGGKGNERVEKANETRIYASTWSQDFWAMLKYIRLYDELHPFLYNLEGGRNNTGRILSVWKPEEISERMMWFRLVSPNTLIIPTIFRWENDFEKISDAIGLAGNVKVRDFHIRNILSEVEKYGYDGIDIDYEGMTCEKKEAFEEFLALLKEELHKRKKLLSVSIHPKTVAEQKTRFACSGLKAPIEVDYFEAYRGQLTHDYEFLGRTADKIKIMAYELHPRKNGFPGPGPQAPDWWIDKILQYAVERIPANKLYMAIPTYGYDWPLNCDLPSKSVYYSRAKFIREHWNPRMEQPTDVIKIYQTQAKAGDWIYLRPYLYRHEGHVYTDPSLWYRSGGCDRAAFYMNRTSFEKKMNILEKYKIRGFSFWQLIEDNDPEIHQYLEEKLGEGSKESSSP, from the coding sequence TTGGAACGGATCTTTACACGTAGGCTATTCACCTTTTTCGCTTTCTTCTTGTTTTTACTATTTGCGGGCTGGCTCTTCTTTCTCCGCGAGAGAGGAGGGGGGAAGGGAAACGAAAGAGTCGAAAAAGCGAATGAAACGAGGATTTACGCTTCGACTTGGTCTCAGGATTTTTGGGCCATGCTCAAATACATACGTCTCTATGACGAGCTGCATCCGTTTTTATACAATTTGGAAGGCGGACGGAACAATACCGGGCGAATCTTATCGGTATGGAAACCGGAGGAAATCTCCGAAAGAATGATGTGGTTCCGGCTCGTCTCTCCGAATACGTTGATCATTCCCACGATTTTTCGCTGGGAAAACGATTTCGAAAAGATATCCGACGCGATCGGCTTGGCAGGAAACGTAAAAGTCCGGGATTTTCATATTCGAAATATTTTAAGCGAAGTGGAGAAATACGGGTACGACGGAATTGATATAGATTACGAGGGAATGACCTGCGAAAAGAAGGAAGCCTTCGAGGAATTTTTGGCTCTCCTCAAAGAGGAGCTACACAAAAGAAAGAAACTGCTTTCGGTTTCCATTCATCCTAAAACGGTCGCGGAACAAAAGACACGCTTTGCTTGCTCGGGTCTCAAAGCTCCGATCGAAGTCGATTATTTCGAAGCGTATCGCGGCCAGTTGACCCACGACTACGAATTTTTAGGTCGGACCGCGGACAAGATCAAGATTATGGCGTACGAATTGCATCCTAGGAAAAACGGATTTCCCGGTCCCGGTCCGCAAGCGCCGGATTGGTGGATCGATAAGATCCTGCAATACGCCGTGGAGAGAATTCCCGCGAATAAACTTTATATGGCGATTCCTACGTACGGATACGACTGGCCTCTGAATTGCGATCTTCCTTCCAAGTCCGTGTATTATTCCCGAGCGAAGTTTATCCGGGAACATTGGAATCCGAGGATGGAACAGCCGACGGACGTAATCAAAATCTATCAAACCCAGGCGAAGGCGGGAGATTGGATCTACCTTCGCCCTTATCTGTACCGTCATGAAGGTCATGTTTATACCGACCCTTCCTTATGGTACAGGTCGGGAGGCTGCGATCGTGCGGCTTTCTACATGAATCGGACGTCCTTCGAGAAAAAGATGAATATATTAGAAAAATATAAAATTAGGGGATTCTCTTTTTGGCAATTGATAGAGGACAATGATCCGGAAATCCATCAATATCTGGAGGAAAAATTGGGAGAAGGATCCAAAGAATCTTCTTCCCCCTAA
- a CDS encoding helix-turn-helix domain-containing protein, translating to MQSLLSLSIPRFGSEYVSWALVSFAVFGTYLGFLLCVGQCVLERKSALNRLLSLLFLFLGILVGSGLAMVSGFYRVSPRFVLLHIPALGSIGPVLYGIHRIIRDSEVEESFFGLDKKHFFLPALFWVLYVAVCFSDSESLVHGFESFVFQSTSLDLVFYAPFAVLAGYILGLLKGIRILFKVAVLREEWTTRVLLYILLATIANHTVGALYLLGKNPLFLLVSADMMTLSLCISYLIGRKYPAYFQNLQQVARDTIRKYSRSLLQGMDLETLRENLRVAMEVDRLYRDEELSLAALAEEMALSSHQLSELINQEMGKNFSAFVNEYRIREACELLKKDKNRSILDIGYEVGFRSKTSFHRAFLKEIGLPPSEFREKETT from the coding sequence ATGCAGTCCTTGCTGTCCCTTTCCATTCCGCGATTCGGAAGCGAGTATGTTTCCTGGGCGCTGGTCTCTTTTGCGGTATTCGGAACGTATTTGGGTTTTCTACTTTGCGTGGGTCAATGCGTTTTGGAACGCAAGTCCGCGTTAAATCGTCTGCTGTCCCTGTTGTTTCTGTTTTTAGGAATTCTGGTAGGCTCGGGACTTGCGATGGTCTCGGGTTTTTATCGTGTCTCTCCTAGATTCGTTTTACTGCATATTCCCGCTCTCGGATCCATAGGTCCGGTACTTTACGGAATCCATAGGATCATACGGGATTCCGAAGTGGAAGAATCCTTTTTCGGTTTGGATAAAAAGCATTTTTTCCTTCCCGCTTTGTTTTGGGTTTTATACGTCGCAGTCTGCTTTTCGGATTCAGAATCTTTGGTGCACGGGTTCGAGAGTTTTGTTTTCCAATCGACGAGTTTAGATCTGGTTTTTTATGCCCCGTTCGCGGTTTTGGCCGGATATATATTAGGACTTCTGAAAGGAATTCGGATCCTTTTTAAAGTTGCCGTTCTTAGGGAGGAATGGACGACTCGGGTGCTGTTATACATCCTCCTCGCTACAATCGCTAACCATACCGTCGGAGCTTTGTATCTTTTGGGAAAGAATCCTTTGTTCCTGTTGGTGAGCGCGGACATGATGACCTTAAGCCTTTGCATTTCCTATCTGATCGGCCGGAAATATCCGGCGTACTTTCAGAATTTGCAACAAGTGGCGCGGGATACGATCCGGAAATACTCCCGTTCTCTCTTGCAAGGAATGGATCTGGAAACCTTGAGGGAAAATCTTAGAGTTGCGATGGAAGTAGATCGGTTGTACCGAGACGAGGAATTGAGCTTAGCAGCTCTCGCGGAGGAGATGGCACTTTCTTCCCACCAACTTTCCGAGTTGATCAACCAGGAAATGGGCAAGAATTTTTCCGCGTTCGTAAACGAATACAGAATCCGGGAAGCCTGCGAACTCCTCAAGAAAGATAAAAATCGATCGATTTTGGACATCGGATACGAGGTAGGTTTCCGAAGCAAAACTTCCTTCCATCGGGCTTTTTTAAAAGAAATCGGACTTCCTCCGTCCGAATTTCGGGAAAAGGAAACCACCTAG
- a CDS encoding Crp/Fnr family transcriptional regulator has protein sequence MKFPKEVLQALESSIFSSLEKQTYLPLVERGFSVRFKAGQIVERKVGDPEYAGLVVSGFFRMYLFAESGRQITVRYTKRGDMMGIVGALSEEEKIGEPEETFVQALTDSEILALSFEDLRKYGKRSPELAWAFAKECARRTYAALRELYGVSFTGVRQRLARHLLVNATSGENPPFLSVILSQQNLADSIGTVREVVVRELRSLKQEGLIIGHRNRIEILDPIALHSVSEEGYR, from the coding sequence ATGAAATTTCCGAAAGAAGTTCTGCAAGCTTTGGAATCGAGCATCTTTTCCTCTTTGGAAAAGCAAACGTATCTACCGTTGGTTGAAAGAGGTTTTTCCGTAAGATTCAAAGCGGGACAGATTGTGGAAAGAAAAGTCGGCGATCCGGAATATGCGGGGCTCGTCGTTTCCGGTTTTTTCAGGATGTATCTGTTTGCGGAATCAGGGAGGCAAATCACGGTCCGTTATACGAAGAGGGGAGATATGATGGGAATCGTAGGCGCCTTAAGCGAGGAGGAGAAGATCGGAGAGCCGGAAGAGACTTTTGTCCAGGCCTTGACCGATTCCGAAATCTTGGCGCTTTCGTTCGAGGATTTGCGAAAATACGGGAAGCGTTCCCCGGAACTCGCCTGGGCATTCGCGAAAGAATGCGCTAGAAGAACATACGCCGCGTTACGGGAATTGTACGGTGTAAGTTTTACCGGGGTTAGGCAAAGGCTCGCGCGCCATCTGTTAGTGAACGCTACGAGCGGAGAAAATCCTCCTTTTCTATCGGTGATCTTGTCGCAACAGAATCTCGCGGACTCGATCGGAACGGTACGGGAAGTGGTGGTCCGAGAACTGAGAAGTCTAAAACAGGAAGGACTGATTATCGGGCACAGGAACCGGATCGAAATCCTGGATCCGATCGCGTTGCATTCGGTTTCCGAAGAAGGATACCGATAG
- a CDS encoding S8 family serine peptidase, with the protein MNSKNRAFLGTLLLLVLGLFFVAQKTIPKLIDRAKKPKYVPGEVIVRFKSGVSASAMAVQKGGKLLSNLGHARTAHIQLPQNQSVEDAVAAWQNDPNVEFAEPNYIYQTQSPNDSSYGSLWGLKNTAQTLTAGSAVTPEFYTDTVGNPTANPGTSGKDISAESAWTLQTDCSSVIVAVVDTGINYNHQDLVNEMWSPSGSCLDENGGTATTGGSCPHHGWNYAGTRTANDPMDYTGHGTHVAGTIGAQGNNSLGTTGVCQTSKLMAVRVLDETGSGSTSNIINGINFAVNNGAKIINMSLGGAGYSASFYSAIQNAQNHDVVVVVAAGNSGLNHAVTSNATYPCDYGLPNLVCVAALDQNYNITNFSDYNTAGSSSTVAVGAPGANILSTWPGNGAVFSQSTASQDFSTWTTSGTDWRVKSCTVGGKTYSNLLMFNSSVDTSDACNFWSGASYYRETSTGNSLYKTFTLPFTPVAVTLNLDYFESLLAGDYFNIYAGTNSGSFPATLVQANNGITGMDPENPTYNISSTCTTTTCTIGLNFTSSGNQTYSCTGGCGTFGLGIGLDYYSLNVLGNDTTHYSILNGTSMASPHVAGIAALARAYNTKYTYADTVNAILYGGISNSSLQGKTKTGNSANAYGTLTYINAPSGITATVQ; encoded by the coding sequence ATGAATAGTAAAAATCGCGCTTTCCTCGGTACCCTTCTCTTACTCGTTCTAGGACTTTTCTTTGTCGCTCAAAAGACCATTCCTAAATTGATCGATCGAGCCAAAAAACCCAAATATGTTCCGGGCGAAGTCATCGTTCGGTTCAAATCCGGAGTCTCCGCTAGTGCAATGGCCGTCCAGAAAGGAGGCAAGCTCCTTTCCAATCTCGGCCACGCGAGAACCGCACATATACAACTTCCTCAGAACCAATCCGTCGAAGACGCGGTCGCAGCTTGGCAAAACGATCCGAACGTGGAATTTGCCGAACCGAATTACATCTACCAAACCCAATCTCCGAACGACTCTTCGTACGGCAGCTTGTGGGGACTCAAGAACACCGCCCAAACTCTAACCGCAGGAAGCGCAGTAACTCCGGAATTTTACACGGATACTGTCGGAAACCCGACGGCAAATCCGGGAACGTCTGGCAAAGACATCAGCGCGGAGTCCGCATGGACCCTCCAAACTGACTGTAGCTCCGTGATCGTTGCTGTGGTGGATACCGGAATCAATTACAATCACCAGGATTTAGTGAACGAAATGTGGAGTCCGAGCGGCTCCTGTTTGGATGAAAACGGCGGAACCGCCACCACAGGAGGGTCCTGTCCTCATCACGGATGGAACTACGCGGGAACCAGAACCGCGAACGACCCGATGGATTATACCGGCCATGGGACCCACGTCGCGGGAACCATAGGAGCCCAAGGAAACAATAGCCTAGGAACCACCGGTGTCTGCCAAACGAGCAAATTGATGGCGGTCCGAGTCTTGGACGAAACCGGATCCGGTTCGACTTCGAATATCATCAACGGAATTAATTTTGCGGTCAACAACGGAGCCAAGATCATCAACATGAGTCTCGGAGGAGCGGGATACAGCGCCTCCTTCTATTCCGCCATCCAGAACGCCCAAAACCACGACGTTGTAGTAGTCGTTGCGGCAGGCAACTCCGGACTAAACCATGCAGTGACCTCAAACGCAACCTACCCTTGCGATTACGGCCTCCCGAACCTGGTCTGCGTGGCAGCGTTAGATCAAAATTATAATATTACGAATTTCTCAGATTATAATACTGCAGGTTCCTCATCTACGGTCGCCGTAGGCGCTCCCGGGGCGAATATCCTGAGCACCTGGCCGGGAAATGGCGCGGTGTTCTCCCAATCGACTGCCTCCCAGGATTTCTCCACTTGGACGACCAGCGGAACGGATTGGAGAGTCAAGAGCTGCACGGTAGGAGGAAAAACATATTCCAATCTACTAATGTTCAATTCCTCGGTGGATACTTCCGATGCTTGTAACTTCTGGTCCGGCGCTTCCTATTACCGGGAAACCTCCACCGGAAATAGCCTCTACAAGACGTTTACCCTACCGTTCACTCCCGTGGCAGTCACGTTAAACCTGGACTATTTCGAATCCTTACTTGCGGGCGACTACTTCAACATCTACGCGGGAACGAACAGCGGTTCCTTTCCGGCCACTCTAGTCCAAGCGAACAACGGAATTACGGGAATGGATCCGGAAAATCCTACTTACAATATCTCTTCCACTTGCACCACTACGACCTGTACGATCGGACTGAATTTCACTTCTTCCGGGAATCAAACGTACTCTTGCACTGGAGGATGTGGAACCTTCGGTTTAGGAATCGGATTGGATTACTATAGCTTGAACGTACTCGGAAACGACACGACTCATTACAGCATTTTAAACGGGACGTCCATGGCATCTCCTCACGTCGCCGGAATTGCAGCCTTGGCAAGAGCGTACAACACGAAGTATACCTATGCGGATACGGTTAACGCCATCCTATACGGTGGAATCTCAAACTCCTCACTGCAGGGAAAAACGAAGACCGGAAATTCCGCGAATGCGTACGGAACCCTGACCTACATCAATGCTCCGAGTGGAATTACGGCGACGGTACAATAA